Proteins co-encoded in one Arthrobacter alpinus genomic window:
- a CDS encoding ATP-binding cassette domain-containing protein codes for MSHSTMHSSTRPTDDTPALEIRGLGKQFPLGGLFSRESVRALHGVDLSLGRGEIVALVGESGSGKSTLARCVARLERPTTGEILLDGVDVLKRDRFQASRAFRAQVQMVFQDPFGSLNPAHRIEHFLRRSLTIHGKTGGSEKETQRRLEELITTVGLQPDMLNSYPHELSGGQRQRVAIARALAVEPEVILADEPTSMLDVSVRIGVLNLMRKLRDDKGISMLYITHDLASARYLADRIAVMFAGEIVEQGESLDLLANPAHPYTQLLVSAVPDPARAGSYDPVRRAELRQAVMASTSCALEGDPNQACSSEEPVRHQVGDPENRHWVRCHLYRPWAGAGGHALAGEPALPADDTEMKVSA; via the coding sequence ATGAGCCACTCAACAATGCATTCCTCAACTCGGCCCACAGATGACACCCCGGCACTTGAAATCCGTGGCTTGGGCAAGCAGTTCCCCCTGGGTGGACTGTTCTCCAGGGAATCGGTCCGTGCTCTGCACGGTGTTGATTTGTCCTTGGGCCGTGGCGAGATTGTGGCCCTCGTAGGCGAGTCAGGTTCCGGCAAAAGCACCCTGGCGCGCTGTGTTGCCCGCTTGGAGCGACCCACCACCGGAGAGATCCTGTTGGACGGTGTTGACGTTCTCAAGCGCGATCGATTCCAGGCGTCCCGGGCATTCCGCGCCCAGGTTCAAATGGTGTTCCAGGACCCCTTTGGCTCTTTGAACCCAGCGCATCGCATTGAGCACTTCTTGCGCCGCTCCTTGACGATCCACGGCAAAACCGGCGGTTCCGAGAAAGAAACCCAGCGACGCCTCGAAGAACTCATCACCACGGTTGGCCTGCAGCCGGACATGCTCAACTCCTACCCGCACGAGCTCTCCGGCGGGCAGCGTCAACGCGTTGCTATTGCTCGGGCGCTTGCGGTGGAGCCGGAAGTTATTCTGGCTGACGAGCCCACCTCCATGCTGGATGTTTCGGTGCGGATCGGTGTGCTGAACCTGATGCGTAAACTGCGCGATGACAAGGGCATCTCGATGCTCTACATCACCCACGACCTCGCCTCCGCCCGTTATTTGGCTGACCGAATTGCAGTGATGTTTGCCGGGGAAATTGTTGAACAGGGCGAGTCCCTGGACCTTTTGGCCAACCCGGCCCACCCATACACCCAACTTTTGGTCTCGGCGGTGCCGGATCCGGCCCGTGCCGGCTCCTATGATCCTGTGCGCCGTGCAGAACTGCGCCAAGCAGTGATGGCGTCTACCTCGTGTGCTCTCGAAGGCGATCCGAACCAGGCCTGTTCTTCCGAAGAGCCCGTCCGCCATCAAGTGGGGGATCCGGAGAACCGGCACTGGGTGCGCTGTCACCTGTACCGTCCGTGGGCTGGAGCCGGGGGACACGCATTGGCAGGCGAACCTGCACTGCCCGCCGACGACACTGAAATGAAGGTTTCCGCATGA